The Streptomyces phaeolivaceus genome has a window encoding:
- a CDS encoding small secreted protein — protein sequence MEGTDPVNKKLAAALSGGAVLVLALSGCGGDDETNDKLNSWAKEVCDSVQPQIKKIAAANASIQKETSDDSAPADVQKADSQGFQDISDAYKAMATAIQRAGAPDVEDGAKKQKAAVAELNQLSTAYGELKKKSDALNTKDQAKFADGLEGVATELEKLSKTGSDALKELEKGEVGQAMAEQESCKSATSSGGVSAPASAS from the coding sequence ATGGAAGGGACCGATCCGGTGAACAAGAAGCTCGCGGCCGCACTGTCCGGCGGTGCGGTACTGGTACTGGCGCTGTCCGGCTGCGGCGGCGACGACGAGACGAACGACAAGCTGAACTCCTGGGCCAAGGAGGTCTGCGACTCCGTACAGCCGCAGATCAAGAAGATCGCGGCGGCCAACGCCTCGATCCAGAAGGAGACCTCGGACGACAGCGCACCGGCGGACGTGCAGAAGGCCGACTCCCAGGGCTTCCAGGACATCTCCGACGCCTACAAGGCGATGGCGACGGCCATTCAGCGGGCCGGGGCGCCGGATGTCGAGGACGGCGCGAAGAAGCAGAAGGCGGCGGTCGCCGAGCTGAACCAGCTGTCCACGGCGTACGGGGAGCTGAAGAAGAAGTCGGACGCGCTCAACACGAAGGACCAGGCGAAGTTCGCGGACGGGCTCGAAGGGGTCGCGACCGAGCTGGAGAAGCTGAGCAAGACCGGGAGCGACGCGCTGAAGGAGCTGGAGAAGGGGGAGGTCGGGCAGGCGATGGCCGAGCAGGAGAGCTGCAAGTCGGCGACGTCCTCCGGAGGGGTTTCGGCGCCGGCTTCCGCTTCGTGA
- a CDS encoding DUF7059 domain-containing protein, translating to MSDFRLSSLPSADRSDVAVRLREALLGADFTADGLLELLGASAYAALARSEVVPALRATRGDTALEALVRLFLLQKPVVRARVDAVLPVDECVESGWLVRVGEDGDEITAAVDVRPYGGPAGEDWFIVSDLGCAVGGAGGIGSRDEGVVLGVGGASTTLAGITVRTPVATALDLGTGSGIQALHAVQHATRVTATDLNPRALHITALTLALSGAPAADLREGSLFEPVGADETYDLIVSNPPFVISPGARLTYRDGGMGGDELCQTLVQQAGERLNEGGFAQFLANWQHVEGEDWQERLRSWVPRGCDAWIVQREVQDVTQYAELWLRDAGDHRGDVAEYQARYDAWLDEFEARKVKGVGFGWITLRKSAAADSAPSITVEEWPHPVEQPLGETVRQHFARVDYLRANDDAALLAAHFRLTTEVVQEQVGPPGAEDPEHVVLRQNRGMRRAAKVDTVGAGFAGVCDGTLSAGRILDAIAQLVGEDPVALRDRTPVQIRLLVEQGFLEPAP from the coding sequence GTGAGTGACTTCAGGCTGTCTTCGTTGCCCTCTGCCGACCGGTCCGATGTCGCTGTGCGGCTTCGGGAGGCGTTGCTCGGTGCCGACTTCACCGCCGACGGGCTGCTCGAACTGCTCGGGGCGTCCGCGTACGCGGCGCTGGCCCGCAGCGAGGTCGTACCGGCGCTGAGAGCGACCCGGGGCGACACGGCGCTGGAGGCGCTCGTGCGGCTGTTCCTGTTGCAGAAACCGGTCGTACGCGCGCGCGTGGACGCCGTGCTGCCCGTCGACGAGTGCGTCGAGAGCGGCTGGCTCGTCCGCGTCGGCGAGGACGGGGACGAGATCACCGCCGCCGTCGATGTGCGGCCGTACGGCGGGCCCGCAGGCGAGGACTGGTTCATCGTGTCCGACCTGGGATGCGCGGTCGGCGGGGCCGGGGGGATCGGGAGCCGGGACGAGGGTGTCGTGCTGGGCGTCGGCGGGGCCTCCACGACCCTGGCCGGGATCACCGTGCGCACGCCCGTCGCCACCGCCCTCGACCTCGGCACCGGCTCCGGGATCCAGGCGCTGCACGCCGTCCAGCACGCCACGCGCGTGACCGCGACCGATCTCAACCCGCGAGCGCTGCACATCACGGCGCTCACGCTGGCGCTCTCCGGCGCCCCGGCGGCCGATCTGCGGGAGGGCTCGCTGTTCGAGCCGGTCGGGGCGGACGAGACGTACGACCTCATCGTGTCGAACCCGCCGTTCGTGATCTCGCCCGGCGCCCGGCTGACGTACCGCGACGGCGGGATGGGCGGGGACGAACTCTGCCAAACGCTTGTTCAACAGGCGGGGGAGCGGCTGAACGAGGGCGGGTTCGCGCAGTTCCTCGCCAACTGGCAGCACGTGGAGGGGGAGGACTGGCAGGAGCGGCTCCGGTCCTGGGTGCCGCGCGGCTGCGACGCGTGGATCGTGCAGCGGGAGGTCCAGGACGTCACGCAGTACGCCGAGTTGTGGCTGCGGGACGCGGGCGACCACCGCGGTGACGTGGCCGAGTACCAGGCGCGCTACGACGCGTGGCTCGACGAGTTCGAGGCGCGGAAGGTGAAGGGCGTCGGGTTCGGCTGGATCACGCTGCGGAAGTCGGCCGCCGCGGACTCCGCGCCCTCGATCACCGTCGAGGAATGGCCGCATCCGGTCGAACAACCGCTCGGCGAGACCGTGCGGCAGCACTTCGCGCGCGTCGACTACCTGCGGGCGAACGACGACGCGGCGCTCCTCGCCGCGCACTTCCGGCTCACCACCGAGGTCGTCCAGGAACAGGTCGGGCCGCCCGGCGCCGAGGACCCCGAGCATGTGGTGCTGCGTCAGAACCGGGGCATGCGCCGGGCCGCGAAGGTGGACACGGTCGGCGCGGGATTCGCCGGTGTGTGCGACGGCACGCTCAGCGCGGGGCGGATTCTGGACGCCATCGCCCAGCTGGTCGGCGAGGACCCCGTGGCGCTGCGCGACCGTACTCCCGTCCAGATCCGGCTGCTTGTGGAGCAGGGGTTCCTCGAACCGGCGCCGTGA
- a CDS encoding serine/threonine-protein kinase translates to MAGAMPADGRDRIINDRYRLLRTLGAGGMGRVWLAYDEELACEVSMKEISLPDVPRDATERAQRIARARSEARHAARLRGHPHVATVHDVVLHEGLPWIVMEYVPDAIDLQAVVRQRGPLAPEQVARIGLAVLDALTAGHRIGILHRDVKPANILLAADASGDPYARVLLTDYGIALQPESREPRLTATAGILGTPGYLAPERARGEPPTPAADLFSLGATLYAAVEGRGPFDRHGEYATLTALLGEEPTPPVLAGELAPVLHGLLIKDPVRRLSPEAVARGLERVTGAGGASTPPGWGATPASAPGAFGPAPGTPATPGTPATPGTPGGHPTTGAPPGYVASAPPGYVAAGQHGLGGTPNTPGAPHTPYTPQTPGAPHTPGGPAGPNTPNTPAGGPHTPGGAPGGPSPYDPWQQPQQGQQPRSPYDGYNPYGGGRATPYGSPAGGGATPYGGTPGTPYGAGAGGQAPGYGGTVGNQSLPYAANPSTPYGGGGVRPPGNAGYPTITAGGPPPPGGPKRKTPAAAIVAIVVAVLLVAGGGTWAAVNFASDPEPKPSDSPEALASPPGSEYPYGKQAALKKALEVGDCVKAVWTGTAFASVPDLGVVDCDEDWPDGQVVAIETASDHTDAAASGAQRCASQADPMAEALPDADVYALVPTKAGFTAAKGGTACLVLGKHVAIGGEVGRLRDVGMNLWPTQMAVGDCWDYTTREDEGYDAPLTDCAEPHTDQVVGSVQAPSNMTFDGALAEGGKLCTNRFESSWAPGADLIVSGWVSEEKEWEKGFNKVVCTVRNADASKTTGKIPTPGSV, encoded by the coding sequence ATGGCGGGGGCGATGCCGGCGGACGGCCGGGACAGGATCATCAACGACCGGTACCGCCTGCTGCGCACCCTGGGCGCGGGCGGCATGGGGCGGGTCTGGCTCGCGTACGACGAGGAGTTGGCCTGCGAGGTCTCCATGAAGGAGATCTCCCTGCCCGATGTCCCGAGGGACGCGACCGAGCGCGCCCAGCGCATCGCCCGAGCCCGCAGCGAGGCCAGGCACGCCGCGCGGCTGCGCGGCCATCCGCATGTGGCGACCGTCCACGACGTGGTGCTCCACGAGGGCCTGCCGTGGATCGTCATGGAGTACGTGCCGGACGCGATCGATCTCCAGGCGGTCGTACGGCAGCGGGGGCCGCTCGCGCCCGAGCAGGTCGCCCGGATCGGGCTCGCCGTCCTCGACGCGCTCACGGCGGGGCACCGGATCGGCATACTCCACCGGGATGTGAAACCGGCCAACATCCTGCTCGCGGCCGACGCCTCCGGCGACCCCTACGCGCGGGTGCTGCTCACCGACTACGGCATCGCGCTCCAGCCGGAGTCCCGCGAACCCCGGCTCACCGCCACCGCCGGCATCCTCGGCACCCCCGGCTATCTGGCGCCGGAGCGCGCGCGGGGCGAGCCGCCCACACCGGCCGCCGACCTGTTCTCGCTCGGCGCCACGCTGTACGCCGCGGTCGAGGGCCGCGGCCCCTTCGACCGGCACGGTGAGTACGCCACCCTCACGGCCCTGCTCGGCGAGGAGCCGACACCGCCCGTCCTCGCCGGTGAACTGGCCCCCGTCCTGCACGGGTTGCTCATCAAGGACCCGGTGCGCCGGCTGTCGCCGGAGGCGGTGGCCCGGGGCCTGGAGCGGGTGACCGGCGCGGGCGGCGCCTCGACCCCGCCGGGCTGGGGAGCCACCCCCGCGTCGGCGCCCGGCGCCTTCGGACCGGCACCGGGCACGCCCGCCACACCGGGCACGCCCGCCACACCGGGCACGCCCGGCGGCCACCCGACCACCGGTGCGCCCCCGGGGTACGTGGCGAGCGCGCCGCCCGGCTATGTCGCCGCCGGGCAGCACGGCCTCGGCGGCACCCCGAACACCCCGGGCGCACCCCACACGCCGTACACACCACAGACCCCAGGGGCCCCGCACACACCCGGCGGACCTGCGGGGCCGAACACCCCGAACACCCCGGCCGGCGGTCCGCACACACCGGGCGGAGCGCCGGGCGGCCCCTCGCCGTACGACCCGTGGCAGCAGCCGCAGCAGGGACAGCAGCCGCGGAGCCCCTACGACGGCTACAACCCCTACGGGGGCGGCCGGGCCACGCCCTACGGGAGCCCGGCGGGCGGCGGGGCCACGCCGTACGGGGGCACCCCCGGCACCCCGTACGGCGCCGGAGCCGGCGGTCAGGCGCCGGGCTACGGCGGCACCGTGGGCAATCAGTCGCTGCCGTACGCGGCCAACCCGTCGACGCCGTACGGGGGAGGCGGGGTCCGGCCGCCGGGGAACGCCGGGTATCCGACCATCACGGCCGGGGGTCCGCCGCCGCCCGGCGGGCCGAAGCGGAAGACACCCGCGGCGGCGATTGTCGCGATCGTGGTCGCCGTGCTGCTGGTGGCGGGCGGCGGGACCTGGGCCGCGGTCAACTTCGCGAGCGACCCGGAACCCAAGCCCTCCGACAGCCCGGAGGCGCTGGCGTCGCCACCGGGGTCGGAGTACCCGTACGGCAAGCAGGCCGCGCTCAAGAAGGCGCTGGAGGTGGGCGACTGCGTGAAGGCGGTCTGGACGGGGACGGCGTTCGCCTCGGTGCCCGACCTCGGCGTGGTCGACTGCGACGAGGACTGGCCCGACGGCCAGGTCGTGGCGATAGAGACGGCCTCCGACCACACGGACGCCGCGGCCAGCGGCGCCCAGCGCTGCGCCAGCCAGGCCGACCCGATGGCCGAGGCCCTGCCCGACGCGGACGTCTACGCGCTCGTCCCGACGAAGGCGGGCTTCACCGCGGCCAAGGGCGGTACGGCATGTCTCGTACTCGGCAAGCACGTCGCGATAGGCGGCGAGGTCGGCCGACTCCGTGACGTGGGCATGAACCTGTGGCCCACGCAGATGGCCGTCGGCGACTGCTGGGACTACACCACCCGGGAGGACGAGGGGTACGACGCCCCGCTGACCGACTGTGCCGAACCGCACACCGACCAGGTCGTCGGATCGGTCCAGGCACCCTCCAACATGACCTTCGACGGCGCCCTCGCCGAGGGCGGGAAGCTGTGCACCAACAGGTTCGAGTCGAGTTGGGCGCCCGGCGCCGACCTGATCGTGTCGGGATGGGTGTCCGAAGAGAAGGAATGGGAGAAGGGCTTCAACAAGGTGGTGTGCACGGTGCGCAACGCCGACGCGTCGAAGACGACCGGGAAGATACCCACGCCCGGCTCGGTCTGA
- the topA gene encoding type I DNA topoisomerase → MSPTSETAKGGRRLVIVESPAKAKTIKGYLGPGYIVEASVGHIRDLPNGAAEVPEQYTGEVRRLGVDVEHDFAPIYVVNADKKAQVRKLKDLLKESDELFLATDEDREGEAIAWHLQEVLKPKVPVKRMVFHEITKAAIQAAVANPRELNQKLVDAQETRRILDRLYGYEVSPVLWKKVMPRLSAGRVQSVATRLVVERERERIAFRSAEYWDLTGTFATGRAGDASDPSALVARLQSVDGRRVAQGRDFDSVGQLKGANVLHLDEANARALAAALENTRFSVRSVESKPYRRSPYAPFRTTTLQQEASRKLGFGAKATMQVAQKLYENGFITYMRTDSTTLSDTAVSAARAQVTQLYGADYLPAQPRTYAGKVKNAQEAHEAIRPSGDRFRTPAETGLTGDQFKLYELIWKRTVASQMKDATGNSVTVKIGGTASDGRDAEFSASGKTITFHGFLKAYVEGADDPNAELDDRERRLPQVNEGDPLSAEEITVDGHATKPPARYTEASLVKELEEREIGRPSTYASIIGTILDRGYVFKKGTALVPSFLSFAVVNLLEKHFGRLVDYDFTAKMEDDLDRIATGEAQAVPWLKRFYFGEGAGANGTAAAEAGNGDGDHLGGLKELVTDLGAIDAREVSSFPVGNDIVLRVGRYGPYIERGEKDAEGHQRADVPEDLAPDELSVELAEELLAKPSGDFELGADPDSGHQIIARDGRYGPYVTEVLPEGTPKTGKNAVKPRTASLFKSMSLDTVTLADALKLMSLPRVVGADAEGQEITAQNGRYGPYLKKGTDSRSLQTEDQLFTITLEEALAIYAQPKQRGRAAAKPPLKELGEDPVSAKPVVVKDGRFGPYVTDGETNATLRSGDSVETITPERGFELLAEKRAKAPAKKTAKKAPAKKTATKTAAKKAAPAKKTAAKKTATSKTAAAKKAAPAKKVAAKKATASGDGA, encoded by the coding sequence TTGTCCCCGACCAGCGAGACCGCGAAGGGCGGCCGCCGACTCGTCATCGTCGAGTCGCCTGCCAAGGCGAAGACGATCAAGGGCTATCTCGGCCCCGGCTACATCGTCGAGGCGAGCGTGGGGCACATCCGCGACCTTCCCAACGGCGCCGCGGAGGTGCCCGAGCAGTACACCGGCGAGGTGCGCCGGCTCGGCGTGGACGTCGAGCACGACTTCGCGCCCATCTATGTCGTCAACGCGGACAAGAAGGCGCAGGTCAGGAAGCTCAAGGACCTGCTGAAGGAGTCCGACGAACTCTTCCTCGCCACCGATGAGGACCGCGAGGGCGAGGCCATCGCCTGGCACCTCCAGGAGGTGCTGAAGCCCAAGGTCCCGGTCAAGCGGATGGTCTTCCACGAGATCACCAAGGCCGCGATCCAGGCCGCCGTCGCCAACCCCCGCGAGCTGAACCAGAAGCTGGTCGACGCCCAGGAGACCCGCCGCATCCTCGACCGCCTCTACGGCTACGAGGTCTCGCCGGTCCTGTGGAAGAAGGTCATGCCGCGTCTGTCGGCGGGCCGCGTCCAGTCCGTCGCGACCCGGCTCGTCGTGGAGCGGGAGCGGGAGCGCATCGCGTTCCGCTCGGCCGAGTACTGGGACCTGACCGGCACCTTCGCCACCGGCCGCGCCGGTGACGCCTCCGACCCGTCGGCGCTGGTCGCACGGCTCCAGTCGGTGGACGGCCGCCGCGTCGCCCAGGGCCGCGACTTCGACTCGGTCGGGCAGCTCAAGGGCGCGAACGTCCTGCACCTGGACGAGGCGAACGCCCGTGCGCTGGCCGCCGCCCTGGAGAACACCCGGTTCTCGGTCCGCTCCGTCGAATCCAAGCCGTACCGCCGCTCGCCGTACGCCCCCTTCCGGACGACGACGCTCCAGCAGGAGGCCTCGCGCAAGCTCGGCTTCGGGGCCAAGGCGACGATGCAGGTGGCGCAGAAGCTGTACGAGAACGGCTTCATCACCTACATGCGTACGGACTCCACGACGCTCAGCGACACCGCCGTGTCCGCCGCCCGCGCCCAGGTCACGCAGCTGTACGGCGCCGACTACCTGCCGGCGCAGCCGCGGACGTACGCCGGGAAGGTCAAGAACGCGCAGGAGGCGCACGAGGCGATCCGACCCTCGGGTGATCGTTTCCGCACGCCCGCCGAGACCGGACTGACCGGCGACCAGTTCAAGCTGTACGAGCTGATCTGGAAGCGGACCGTCGCCTCCCAGATGAAGGACGCGACGGGCAACAGCGTCACGGTGAAGATCGGCGGCACCGCCTCCGACGGCCGGGACGCCGAGTTCAGCGCCTCCGGCAAGACGATCACCTTCCACGGCTTCCTCAAGGCCTATGTCGAGGGCGCCGACGACCCGAACGCCGAGCTGGACGACCGCGAGCGCAGGCTGCCGCAGGTCAACGAGGGCGACCCGCTCTCCGCCGAGGAGATCACGGTCGACGGGCACGCCACCAAGCCCCCGGCCCGCTACACCGAGGCGTCGCTGGTCAAGGAGCTGGAAGAGCGCGAGATCGGCCGCCCGTCGACGTACGCGTCGATCATCGGCACGATCCTCGACCGGGGCTATGTGTTCAAGAAGGGCACGGCCCTGGTGCCGTCCTTCCTGTCCTTCGCCGTGGTCAACCTGCTGGAGAAGCACTTCGGGCGGCTCGTCGACTACGACTTCACCGCCAAGATGGAGGACGACCTCGACCGCATCGCGACCGGTGAGGCCCAGGCGGTGCCGTGGCTGAAGCGGTTCTACTTCGGCGAGGGCGCGGGCGCGAACGGCACGGCGGCGGCCGAGGCCGGCAACGGCGACGGCGACCACCTCGGTGGCCTGAAGGAGTTGGTGACCGACCTGGGCGCGATCGACGCCCGCGAGGTCTCCTCCTTCCCCGTCGGCAACGACATCGTGCTGCGCGTCGGGCGCTACGGCCCGTACATCGAGCGGGGCGAGAAGGACGCCGAGGGGCACCAGCGGGCGGACGTGCCCGAGGACCTGGCGCCGGACGAGCTGAGCGTCGAACTCGCCGAGGAACTGCTCGCCAAGCCGAGCGGCGACTTCGAACTCGGCGCCGACCCGGACTCGGGCCACCAGATCATCGCCCGGGACGGCCGCTACGGCCCGTACGTCACCGAGGTGCTCCCCGAGGGCACCCCGAAGACCGGCAAGAACGCGGTCAAGCCCCGTACGGCCTCGCTGTTCAAGTCGATGTCGCTGGACACGGTGACGCTGGCCGACGCGCTGAAGCTGATGTCGCTGCCGCGCGTCGTCGGCGCGGACGCCGAGGGCCAGGAGATCACCGCGCAGAACGGGCGGTACGGGCCCTACCTGAAGAAGGGCACGGACTCGCGGTCGCTGCAGACCGAGGACCAGCTCTTCACGATCACCCTCGAAGAGGCGCTGGCGATCTACGCCCAGCCCAAGCAGCGCGGGCGGGCCGCCGCCAAGCCGCCGCTGAAGGAGCTGGGCGAGGACCCGGTCAGCGCGAAGCCGGTCGTGGTGAAGGACGGCCGCTTCGGGCCGTACGTCACCGACGGCGAGACCAACGCGACGCTGCGGTCCGGGGACAGCGTGGAGACCATCACGCCCGAGCGCGGGTTCGAGCTGCTCGCGGAGAAGCGGGCGAAGGCTCCCGCCAAGAAGACGGCCAAGAAGGCGCCCGCGAAGAAGACGGCGACCAAGACCGCCGCGAAGAAGGCGGCGCCGGCGAAGAAGACCGCCGCGAAGAAGACGGCGACTTCGAAGACTGCCGCCGCGAAGAAGGCCGCGCCTGCCAAGAAGGTGGCTGCGAAGAAGGCGACGGCGAGTGGGGACGGCGCCTAG
- the tmk gene encoding dTMP kinase — MMRAEQPTAHEPASDDALAADSRERAVRALLRRPQLKRLWGAQLVGGVGDLLALFVLVLLAFQTAIAEGSFGGGYRGVALTVAAVFGTRVLATLLFGAVLLGPLTSLTAQEGPLDRRWTMVGADGVRVLLLIVAPLWIDWTPDNALAVLLVTVFVVGVAERFWTVCRESAAPALLPAPPPEGATVRPLPDHMDALRRLALRTGFVAVPLAAAVLVVASLLNNLLGAGIDWFGQHQAALASYVAAGLFAASLSLVTFLELPKTRTPRARSPLEGLRRPRTGTGVDKGRTGAIPLLVPACGAVAGAIAAVVAVAVLHAKDLGGGPVMYGLFVGALTGGVVIGIRRASAVLPSLSRRRLLALAVAFTGVALLAAGLTPDVTSVVLILGLAGVGAGIAANTGHTLLDQEAEDFRRPRTTEHLHAVVRVFVALAALVAPLVAAVIGPHRLESGKFVFAHGGAAFTLMLVGALLLPVAALVLAKVDDRSGVPLRQDLRDALLKGDDPVQAPAASGFFIALEGGDGAGKSTQVEALAEWIRAKGHEVVVTREPGATPVGKRLRSILLDVSSAGLSHRAEALLYAADRAEHVDTVVRPALERGAIVVSDRYIDSSVAYQGAGRDLSPTEIARISRWATDGLVPHLTVLLDVSPEAARERFTEAPDRLESEPAEFHERVRAGFLTLAAADAGRYLVVDAAQDPEAVTTVVRHRLDVMLPLSEAEVKAQEEARRKAEEEARRKAEEEAARKAEEERLERERQEELARLRAEEEERERRELEEAQRREAERQAEEARQRAEEARRRAEEEQARLLAEEKARAEEEERRRVEEERRRKQAAEEQRLRAEAEALRLEKQRKAEEALLRAEEARRVAAAAEAERAARVAAERGAAERAAAERAEAERAEAERVAAERAAAADVASGSAAGAASDVGAGAGAASGSDAAERGAAVGRGGSAGGSGGDDAITVPSPVVKPTRSSGSGGADSETTAKLPKPPVPSSGAAEDETAVLPQVPSGAADETAVLPPVREDRVPPGYFRDERPAPDGAEGRTRELPQVDEEGVPRRRPRSDWAEETPLDDLPTLADELLGLRDGEDDSDEGRGRWGRRR; from the coding sequence ATGATGCGAGCCGAGCAGCCGACGGCCCACGAACCGGCCTCCGACGACGCCCTGGCGGCCGACTCCAGGGAGCGCGCCGTACGGGCGCTGCTGCGTCGGCCCCAGCTGAAACGGTTGTGGGGGGCCCAACTCGTGGGCGGTGTGGGCGATCTGCTCGCACTGTTCGTCCTGGTGCTCCTCGCCTTCCAGACGGCGATCGCCGAGGGCTCCTTCGGGGGCGGGTACCGGGGCGTCGCGCTCACCGTGGCGGCCGTGTTCGGTACGCGCGTGCTCGCGACGCTGCTCTTCGGGGCCGTACTCCTCGGACCGCTCACCTCGCTGACCGCGCAGGAGGGGCCGCTCGACCGCCGCTGGACCATGGTCGGCGCCGACGGCGTACGGGTCCTGCTGCTGATCGTCGCGCCCCTGTGGATCGACTGGACGCCGGACAACGCGCTCGCGGTGCTGCTGGTCACCGTGTTCGTGGTCGGTGTCGCCGAGCGGTTCTGGACGGTCTGCCGGGAGAGCGCGGCCCCCGCGCTGCTGCCCGCGCCGCCGCCGGAGGGCGCGACCGTACGGCCGCTGCCGGACCACATGGACGCGCTGCGGCGCCTGGCCCTGCGTACGGGATTCGTCGCCGTGCCCCTCGCCGCCGCCGTCCTCGTCGTCGCCTCGCTGCTCAACAATCTGCTGGGCGCGGGCATCGACTGGTTCGGACAGCACCAGGCCGCGCTCGCCTCGTACGTCGCCGCCGGGCTGTTCGCCGCCTCGCTGTCGCTGGTGACCTTCCTCGAACTGCCCAAGACCCGCACTCCGCGCGCGCGGTCGCCGCTGGAGGGGCTGCGTCGGCCCAGGACCGGCACCGGGGTCGACAAGGGGCGCACGGGCGCGATCCCGCTGCTGGTGCCCGCCTGCGGCGCGGTGGCCGGTGCGATCGCCGCCGTGGTCGCCGTCGCCGTGCTGCACGCCAAGGACCTGGGTGGCGGGCCGGTGATGTACGGGCTGTTCGTCGGCGCGCTGACCGGTGGTGTGGTCATCGGGATCCGTCGCGCGTCCGCCGTGCTGCCCTCGCTCTCCCGGCGTCGGCTGCTGGCCCTCGCGGTCGCCTTCACCGGTGTCGCGCTGCTCGCCGCCGGGCTGACCCCGGACGTCACGAGTGTGGTGCTGATCCTGGGACTGGCCGGTGTCGGCGCGGGCATCGCCGCGAACACCGGGCACACCCTGCTCGACCAGGAGGCCGAGGACTTCCGGCGGCCACGGACCACCGAGCATCTGCACGCCGTCGTACGGGTGTTCGTGGCGTTGGCGGCGCTCGTCGCACCGCTGGTCGCCGCCGTCATCGGGCCGCACCGGCTGGAGAGCGGCAAGTTCGTGTTCGCGCACGGCGGTGCGGCGTTCACGCTGATGCTGGTGGGGGCGTTGCTGCTGCCGGTGGCCGCGCTGGTGCTGGCCAAGGTCGACGACCGGTCCGGAGTGCCGCTCCGGCAGGACCTGCGGGACGCGCTGCTGAAGGGCGACGATCCGGTTCAGGCGCCCGCCGCCTCAGGGTTCTTCATCGCCCTGGAGGGTGGGGACGGCGCCGGGAAGTCCACCCAGGTCGAGGCGCTCGCCGAGTGGATCCGGGCCAAGGGGCACGAGGTCGTGGTCACGCGCGAGCCGGGGGCGACTCCGGTGGGGAAGCGGCTGCGGTCGATCCTGCTGGACGTGTCGAGCGCCGGGCTGTCGCATCGGGCCGAGGCGCTGCTCTACGCGGCGGATCGTGCCGAGCATGTGGACACCGTGGTGCGGCCCGCGTTGGAGCGGGGGGCGATCGTTGTCTCGGACCGGTACATCGATTCGTCCGTGGCGTACCAGGGGGCCGGGAGGGATCTCTCGCCGACGGAGATCGCGCGGATCTCGCGGTGGGCGACCGATGGGCTCGTGCCGCATCTGACCGTGCTGCTGGATGTGTCGCCGGAGGCGGCGAGGGAGCGGTTCACCGAGGCGCCGGACCGGCTGGAGTCGGAGCCGGCCGAGTTCCACGAGCGGGTGCGGGCCGGGTTCCTGACGCTGGCCGCCGCGGACGCCGGGCGCTATCTCGTGGTCGACGCCGCGCAGGATCCCGAGGCCGTCACGACGGTCGTCCGGCATCGGCTCGATGTGATGCTGCCGCTCTCCGAGGCCGAGGTGAAGGCGCAGGAGGAGGCCCGCCGCAAGGCCGAGGAGGAGGCGCGGCGCAAGGCCGAGGAAGAGGCCGCGCGGAAGGCCGAGGAGGAGCGGCTGGAGCGGGAGCGCCAGGAGGAACTGGCGCGACTGCGGGCCGAGGAGGAGGAGCGCGAGCGGCGCGAGCTGGAGGAGGCTCAGCGGCGCGAGGCGGAACGGCAGGCGGAGGAGGCCCGGCAGCGGGCCGAGGAGGCGCGCCGCCGCGCCGAGGAGGAGCAGGCACGGCTCCTCGCGGAGGAGAAGGCCCGCGCCGAGGAGGAAGAGCGGCGGCGGGTCGAGGAGGAACGGCGGCGCAAGCAGGCCGCGGAGGAGCAGCGGCTGCGGGCCGAGGCGGAGGCGCTCCGCCTGGAGAAGCAGCGGAAGGCCGAGGAGGCGCTGCTGCGGGCCGAGGAGGCACGGAGGGTGGCCGCGGCGGCGGAGGCCGAGCGGGCGGCTCGGGTCGCGGCGGAGAGGGGCGCGGCGGAGCGGGCTGCGGCTGAGCGGGCCGAGGCGGAGAGGGCTGAGGCCGAGCGGGTGGCTGCTGAGCGGGCGGCTGCCGCGGATGTGGCTTCGGGGTCGGCCGCGGGGGCTGCTTCGGACGTGGGTGCGGGTGCGGGTGCCGCTTCGGGTTCGGATGCGGCTGAGCGGGGGGCTGCGGTTGGGCGTGGGGGTTCTGCTGGGGGTTCCGGGGGTGACGACGCGATCACCGTGCCTTCGCCGGTGGTGAAGCCGACGCGCTCGTCGGGTTCCGGTGGGGCGGATTCCGAGACGACGGCGAAGTTGCCGAAGCCGCCGGTGCCGTCCTCGGGGGCGGCGGAGGACGAGACCGCGGTGCTGCCGCAGGTGCCTTCGGGGGCGGCCGATGAGACGGCCGTGCTGCCGCCGGTGCGGGAGGACCGGGTGCCGCCGGGGTACTTCCGCGACGAGCGGCCCGCGCCCGATGGGGCGGAGGGGCGGACGCGGGAGCTTCCGCAGGTCGACGAGGAAGGGGTGCCTCGGCGGCGGCCTCGGTCGGACTGGGCCGAGGAGACGCCGTTGGACGATCTGCCTACGTTGGCGGACGAGTTGTTGGGGCTGCGGGATGGCGAGGACGACTCGGACGAGGGGCGGGGGCGTTGGGGGCGGCGTCGCTGA